In the Bacillus sp. FJAT-42376 genome, CCAGCCGGGAAGGTTCCAGATCGTCTCATTTGAAATCATCTCTTTTATATAAACGGGCATCAGCAAATCAAGCTGCATAAAGGTCTGGGCACCGAGAACCCCTGCAAGGATATAAAGCATAAACGTTTTGTCGCGGAAAATAACCCCGTAATCCTTCACTTGGGAGCGAATCGCATGATACCATTTGAACTGTTCCGGCCTGTCGCTTTTTTCCAGAACAAGCGGAGCGGTTTCCCTTGTCCATTTAAACAGGATGAAAGCAAGCAGCATACATACCAGGCCTGAAACGACAAGCAGCTCCACCTTGTATTGAACATAAAAAATACTTCCGAGAATCGGTCCAAGAACAACGGCGATATTTAATGAAGTATAAAAAACGGCAAATACATCACTTCTGTCTTTTTCCGGCACCACATCCGCAATCATCGCCTGGCTCGCAGGCCAGTAAAGGGCGCCGAACACACCTGCAAGCGCAAAGCAGACAAACGCAATCGAAGGCATATCAACTGCCGGTGAAACGGCGATGCCGAAAACGATAAAGGAAATCCCCTGTCCGACAGAGGCAAGCACCATCATTTTCTTCCGCCCAAAACGATCGGCACTGTACCCGCCAAGCAAATTCGCAAAAACTGAAAAAACCTGTGCCGCTATTAAGAAAAGGCCAGCTGTCTCTTTGCCGAACTCATCTGAAAAATAAATCGCAAGAAAGGGGAAAAACATCCAGAACGTAATATTCATCAGCGCTTCCCCGAAAAGCCGTACTTTTAAATTCGCATCCCAATCTCTAATTCTCATCGCTGTACTACCCCAATTCCTGTAAAGTCACTTCTTCATCATAACTCGAAACGGCAGGAACCGGAACTGTTTAAGAGAAATATATCAGGAACGTTCATGTAGAACGGGAAAGGAGCAGAAGGATGAAAATCAACGGTCTTAACCACATGCTGTTTTCGGTATCCAGCCTGTCCCGTTCCATCTCCTTTTACGAGCAGGTCCTGGGCGCAAAACTGCTGGTAAAAGGAAAAACAACCGCCTATTTTGATCTCAGCGGAATCTGGCTCGCATTAAATGAAGAATCGGATATTCCAAGAAAGGAAATAAACAGCTCATACACACACATTGCTTTTTCAATAGAAGAAAAGGATCTTGGAATGTGGCTTGAGAAACTGGAACGACTGACTGTCCCTGTCCTCCCCGGGCGGGAACGGAACGAAAAAGACAAAAAATCGATCTATTTCACAGACCCTGACGGCCATAAATTTGAACTGCACACCGGCACCCTTCAGGACCGGCTGGAGTATTACAGGGCGGAAAAGGATCATATGGAGTTTTTTTAAGCTTCATTTTGGGATTTGGGGCATCGCGTCAGGCAGGGTTTAGGATGTGCGGCAGGAAGGTGAGCGGGCTGGAAAAGTTTGAGTTTTGGCAGGAAAAAGGCCTAATTCGGCAGGAAAATGAAGGCTGGCGGGAAAACGTTCGAGAACGGCCGGAAAAGGAACCGGACCGGCCGGAAAAGTCTGAGCTTTGGCCGGATAAAGGCCGGGTTCGGCGGGAAAATGGAGTTTGGCGGGAAAACGTTCAAGAACGGTAGGAAAAGGAACCGGGCCGGCCGGAAAAGATTGTGGTTCGGCAGGATATAGGCATGATTCGGCGGGAAAATGAAGGTAGGCGGGAAAACGTTCGAGAACGGCAGGAAAAGGAACCGGGCCGGCCGGAAAAGTCCGAGTTTTGGCAGGATAAAGTCCTGGTTCGGCGGGAAAATGGAGTTTGGCGGGAAAACGTTCGAGAACGGCAGGAAAAGGAACCGGACCGGCCGGAAAAGGAACCGTGCCGGCCGGAAAAGTCTGAGTTTTGGCCGGAAAAAGGCCGGGTTCGGCGGGAAAATGAAGGTTGGCGGGAAAACATTCGAGAACGGCAGGAAAAGGAACCGGGCCGGCCTGAAAAGTCTGAGTTTTGGCAGGATAAAGGCCTGGTTCGGCAGGAAAAGGAAGGTAGGCGGGAAAACGTTCGAGAACGGCAGGAAAAGGAACCGTGCCGGCCGGAAAGTCTGAATTTTGGCCGGAAAAAGGCCGGGTTCGGCAGGAAAATGGAGTTTGGCGGGAAAACGTTCGAGAACGGCAGGAAAAGGAACAGGGCCGGCCGGAAAAGTCTGAGTTTTGGCAGGAAAAAGGCCGGGTACGGCAGGAAAATGAAGGTTGGCGGGAAAACGTTCGAGAACGGCAGGAAAAGGAACCGGGCCGGCCGGAAAAGTCTGAATTTTGGCAGGAAAAAGGCCGGGTTCGGCGGGAAAATGGAGTCCTCCGGAATAGCAGAGTACGACAGGATATCAAGCTTCAAAAATAACAAGGCTTCCCCAAAGAGGCTCAACGCTAAAATCCCCTCACCGTAAAGCGGGAGGGGATAGAGTCATCAAATTTCCTGTTTGCTGCTGTATTTGACGAAGCTTGGGGTTACTCCATGCGGTACAAGCTTGCCGCGCTTCTTTATATCGTTCAGATTCATCTGCTGTTTTGCTACATAATCGGAATATCGCTTGTTCCAGAACTTCACGGACCATACCATGAAGAAGGCTGCAATGGCTGCGACTCCGGCCATGGCGGGCCAGAAATAAGGCGATACGATTGCCTGCTCGTACGCGAGTCCGATTGGTGAGAAAACGATGTAGGTCATGGCTACTAAAGCGATTAATAGAACGGAAGTGGACAAAGCATATTTCCATGGCACCATATCGACGGCCGCTCTGGATTTAAATTCGAATGGAGTCGACCTCGGTTTCATCCATCCAAAAGCCAGCATGATGGCAATTTCGACTGCAAATAGAATGGCGTAAATGTAGATGAAGTTGATTTCCCATTTAAATCCGAATAGCTGATCGGTTCCCCAGATAAGCATATAGTACGCGATCACATGGAAAATGATGATGAATTTGCATGCGATGGCCGGTACGTATTTGGTCAGTACACCAATCAGGACAATGGCGATAATCGGAACGTTAAAGAATCCGGTGAATTTCCTGATTAAATCCCAGAGTCCATTAGGAGCGTACATCAGCAAAGGGGCAATGAATAAGGTGACGAGTGCTAAAAATGTCCCGAACCATTGGCTGACCATGATGAGCCTTTTATCGCTTACCTTCGGATTGAATCGTGCTTTGTAGACGTCAAGTGCGAACATCGTGGCTGCACTGTTTAATAAAGAGTTAAAGGAACTGAATACCGCTCCAAGCAAGACGGCAAGGAAAATTCCTGACAGCCATGTCGGGAGCACTTCCGCAATCAATGTCGGGTAGGCAAGGTCAACTGATTTCAGTGAATCTCCGTACTGGTGGAAGACAATGACACCCGGGATCATCATGAATAAAGGAATCAGCAGCTTATAGAAACCGGAGATGATGACGCCTTTCTGGCCTTCAGCCAGGTTCTGAGCCCCGAGGGTCCGCTGGATGACATATTGATTGGATGCCCAGTAGAACAGATTGGCAATAATCATTCCCGTGAAAATTGTGCCAAATGGAACGGAATCCTGAGGACCGCCTATGGCATTCAGTTTTTCCGAATGGTTAGTCGTCAGTTCCTTAACTCCGTCAAGGAAATTTCCGCCGCCCAATGCGACAAATCCAAGAATCGGAACGAGTGCCCCGATTACGAGCAATCCGATTCCGTTTAACGTATCGGAGATGGCAACGGCCTTTAACCCGCCGAAGATGGCGTAGACGGCACCGATTATTCCAATCCCCCAAACAACGACCCAAATGGATTGTTCATAGCTGATTCCGAAAATAGAAGGAACATCAAATAGTTTAAGAACGGCGATGGCCCCGGAGTAAAGCATGGAGGGACTTGTAACGAATACATAGCCGAGCATGAAAAGAATGACCGTATATAGCCGAACGCCTTCATCAAAGCGTTTGCTCAAAAATTCAGGAAGGGTGGTGAAATTTCCGCCGAGGTATTTCGGCAAAAGGTAGAGAGCCATAATAATGATGGGAATCGCTGCGGTTACCTCCCAAGCCATGTTGGTAAGGTTCGTGCGGTAAGCTTGTCCATTCAAACCGACAAGCTGCTCAGCGGACAGGTTTGTAAGCAGAAGAGACCCGGCGATAAATGTACCGTTCAAACCCCGTCCCGCAAGAAAATATCCGTCTGAATCCCCTACGTCATTTTTGGATTTTTTATATGAAATCCAGGCGACGATGCCCATAAAAAGTGCACAAGTTAATAGTGTAAACCAGAGATTTCCCGCACTCATGTTGTTCTCCCCTTTAATAAAAATTCATCTTGCTGCTGTATGCGTACTGGTTAAATAACCAAATCAGAGGAAGTTTAAACGCTAAATATTTATATTGAAAACATAATTAGTTTAAAAGACTCACAGATTTATGCAGTGGTTTCTATCTGTACAAGGAAAAAGGAATTATTCTAATCTAAAAAACCGAACCCGGATGGATTCGGCGCTGGATTCTATTTTTCTTTTACGACAAGTGCTTTCGAAAGCTTTTGAAGAATACAGCCCTTCAGCTGCTCTCCGGATAAAATACCGAGAGTGAGAGCTGCATCAATTTTTTCTTTATCCGGTTTTTTCACCGTCCTGATGCAATCCTCCATGCGGAGCTCCTCGAGCCTGGCGACCAGCGTATCATCTGTATAAGCCTCAGTGGAACGGATTTGCCGCTGCACCACATAATCTCCAATTTGCGCCTTTCCCTTCTGGTTTTCGCCAAACCGGCCGTCAAAATAAGCATGCAGCTCTTCCTTCAGCTGCCCCAGTTCGGATTCAAGCTCTTTTATTTGCAGCGAAACAGCCCGGTAGCGAGCGACCTTATTTTCCATACTCATTAACTTGTCCCCCTCATGCCTTCTCTTACTAGATTCATATGGCAGTTGATCAGGAAATATGCTGAAAAGAAGAGCCGAAATAGTTCCTTCCTCACCGCCTCTATTGTAAATTTCCTGGTTCTGAGCTCCTTTTTTCCTTCACACAAAAATTGAAAAATCATCACAATCCCTTTATGATGAGTTAAAACGAAAGAGGTACGCTGTAGGAAAACGGTTAGGAGAGATTCTCTTGAAAAATTCCTTCCTCATTCTCTGCAGCGTCATACTCACAGGGCTCCTCCTGTCACATGCGGTAAAGGCATATGGAGAGCCGGTTACGGGAGGGGCAGAAAACAATATGCTGACAATTGCTCACCGAGGGGCATCAGGGTATGCACCTGAAAATACGAAGGCTTCCTTTGACAAAGCGCTTGAAATCGGAACAGATCTGATTGAATTTGATGTTCAGCGTACACGGGACGGCGAATTGGTCGTCATCCACGATACGAGTGTAAACCGGACAACGAATGGCAGCGGCGAGGTACGGGATTTACTTGCAGCCGACTTGAAAAAGCTTGATGCGGGAAGCTGGTTTTCCCCTGAATTTAAAGGGGAACGGATCATGACTTTTTCTGAGGTGCTTAAACGCTATAACGGGAAAGCAGGCATGCTGATCGAGTTGAAAAGCCCGTCGCTGTATCCCGGGATTGAACAGCAGGTAGCGGAGGAGTTAGCGAAATACCCGCTATCTGATAAAGTGGTCCAGTCTTTTGAGCAGGAGTCTATGAAAAAAATGCACCGGATTTTGCCTTATCTTCAGATTGGCGTGCTTATGAAATACCGTCCTCTCGGAATTCCGGTTAGGCAGCTGGAAGAGATGTCGGACTATGCTTCCTTTATTAATCCGAATAAAAAACTCGTTAATCGGGGTCTTGTGCAAAAAATCCATGCGCTTGGAATGAAAATCACTCCTTATACCGTGAGGGACAGAGCCTCTGCTGCTTCTCTGAAAAAGATGGAAGTGGATGGCATCATTTCGGATTATCCGGATTACATCAACGATATAAAGAGGGAGGAGTGAGGCGATGGATTTTATCACATTGGCCGCTGAGGATAAAATAAAAAAAGCGATCAAGGATGGCGAGCTGGACAACCTGGAGGGAATGGGCAAGCCGCTGAAGCTTGAAGACCTTTCGGGAATTCCGGAAAACCTCCGTATGGCTTACAAAATCATGAAAAATGCGGGAATGCTCACAGAAACGGACGTAAAAAAGGAATTAATGACAATCGATCATCTGATCAGCAGCGCTTCCAACGAGAAGGAAAAGCGGGAACTGACAGCGAAGCGGATGATCAAAGAACAGGAACTCGAGAAGCTCTTCAAAAAACGAAACGCGTTTTCCTCCCCCGCGTCAAGCTTTTATAAAGAAAAGGCAAAGCATGCGCTGTTGGGTAAGTAGGAAATCCTCTTTTTTTGGCTAGGTGCATCGTGCTGATTGGACAGGAACGGTCCCCTCAGACGCAAAGCGGAGAAGTGAGGATCAGGGAACGCCAGACAGCTAGTCAAAAGCCAAGTTTAACCTGCTGCTGAAGGCGTTCGCTCATTTTACAGTCCGGGTCTAATCAATAGAAAACCGCTGTGTGTCAGTAAGGTGAAAATTTTTTTCCGGGCCACTTATACATGCCCTCTCCCTTTGTCCTCTTCCGGAATAAGATACTACTATCTTACTAGAGAGGAGAGTGCGCAGTGGCAGGAGTAAAAACACTTATCAATACGACGGCAGCTACTCTTCAAATCACATTATACGGCCGCTTAGGCAGTAATCCTGTTAATCAGGGACCGGCAGTGAATGTAACACTGCTTCCAAACCAGACGCTGACCGTACAATACGGAAGTGATGCAAATCCGTTTTTGAATGGAATTGCGGTGTTCACCATTGCAAATAATGATCTGTACAGCAAAGTACAATTCGTTCTTGCAAATGATAGCGAATTGGACAGGGTGCTCAATACAAACAATGTGCTTGTGTTTTCAAAAGTACTGACAGACTATCTCGTTACAGGAGTAGTCAGCCCGTTTTTCCCTTCCTAAAGGAAGAAAGGCCAGGAAATGCTCTGGTCTTTTATTTTTGCTCATTTTTGCATGTTTCTCCCGATGTATAGACCGGGAAAGGAAGGGGGAAACATGCCATTATTTCAAAGCCATCAGGGTACATATAAACAAAAGAAAAATCTGTCGATGTTCCACGGGAAACATGTCGGAAAATGGAGGTAATGGAAATGTTTGTGCTAGGGGTTGATTTATCCGGGCCGTCTAATCATAAAGATACGGCAGCAGCTCTCTTTCACTTGGAGGGGAAAGACTTGAACCTCCTTTCGCTGAAATCAGGGCTCAGCGATTCGGACATTCTTGAAATCGTCTCCGGCACAGCAGGTGCCCCTCTTGCAGCCGGACTGGATGCTCCTCTTTCTTATAACGACGGCGGAGGGGACAGGCCGTCCGACAGCTGGTTCAGGAAAGAACTGTCCAGGCATGGCTTGCGCCCAAGCTCCATTATGCCTCCAACGTTAACGAGAATGGTGTATTTAACGGTAAGAGGGATCTCGCTTGCTTCGATGATGGAGAGGGTAAAGCCCGGAGTCTGGATTGCTGAAGTTCATCCGGGTGCAGCGCTGATGACACGGCTGTCAGAAAAGGAGAAAGAGCACGGGCTTCTGTATAAAAAGTCCGATGAATCAAGAAGCTATCTTATAGACTGGTTTCGAACGCAGCATATCCATGGCGTTACCGGCGCCTTGTCCACTCATGAAACCGACGCCGTCGCAGCCGCAATGGCTGTCCGGGACTGGATTCTCGCGCAGCCAAAAGCATTCTTTCCAAAAGAGCCTCCCCATCATCCGTATGACCTTTTGTGCTGATTTGTAATCAGTCATGAAATTTTGCCCCGGAAAACTTTTTTACACACCTCCCATATTCGTGTAACCCCCTAAAAAGGTTGCTGTAGACCCACACGAATTTGATCTGGTAGGATAAATCAGGATTAAAAAATGGAGGTCGGGTTATGAATGCACCAAAAATTGCTTTTCTTTCCGTACTAAGCAATTCATTTATTGTTATTTTAAAAGTTGTGGTAGGAATCCTTACCGGGTCTGTAGCGGTCCTATCTGAAGCGATTCACTCCTCGTTGGATCTTCTTGCCTCCCTTATCGCCTTTTTTTCCGTCAGGCTCTCAAACAGACCGGCTGACAAGGAACATCCGTATGGTCACGGCAAGGTTGAAAACATATCAGGGACCATTGAAACGCTGCTGATTTTCGTAGCGGGGATTTGGATCATTTATGAATGTGTGCATAAACTGCTCAATCCTGAACCGCTCCAGCTGCCTATGCTTGGCATCGGGGTCATGGTTCTCGGCGCCATCATCAATTTCATCGTTTCCCGGGTAGTCGGAAATGTAGCGAAAAAAACCAATTCGGTGGCGATGAAGTCAAACGCTCTTCATCTTTTAACGGACGTGTATACATCCCTTGGAGTTGCCTTCAGTCTGCTTTTAGTCAGCCTGACAGGATGGTATTTCCTCGATCCGATTATCGGGATCATTCTCGCGATTTACATTATGACAGAAGCGTATAAGCTGATGAAGGAATCGTTCCCTCCGCTGCTGGATGCCCGTCTTTCACCTGCTGACGAACAGCAGATTGTGGAAATTGTAGAGGCCTACAGCGACCGCTATATCGAGTTCCATAATTTCCGTACGCGCCAGGCAGGACCGGAAAACTATGTAGATTTCCATCTTGTTGTTCCATCTGCTATGGATATTGAAACGGCCCATAAGCTATGCGACCAAATTGAGGCCGATATCAACGAGCAGTTCGATAAAATCGAGGTTCTGATTCACTTGGAGCCTGAGCATGAACAGCTAAACAGTGAAGAAGAAATAAGCAGGAAATAATCCTGCTTATTTTTTTTGAGCGATTTTAGTTGAAAACGTGTACATACATGTTTATAATAACTGTATAACTTGTATATACATGTTGTTTGATGAAGAATGGAAGCGGATAGCATTTACCCGAAAGATCCATTCTTAAAATGAGCACAATTTGAATCACATAAATGAAAACGATTACGGGAGGGAAAGAGATGAGCAGCAACAAGCAATCAGCGAAAGAGATTGTAGAAGCAATCGGCGGAAAAGAAAATATAGCCGCTGCTACCCACTGTGTCACGCGGCTCCGCTTCGCTTTGAAGGACGAGAGTCTGGTAGATAAAGAAAAACTTGAGGGAATCGATGTCGTAAAAGGTTCTTTTTCCACGAACGGGCAATTCCAGGTTGTCATCGGGCAAGGAACCGTTAATAAAGTTTACAATGAAATGGCGGCTCAAACCGGAATCGGCGAAGCCTCTAAAGAAGACGTGAAATCGGCTTCCGAACAAAACCTGAATCCGCTGCAGCGGGCTGTTAAAATGCTTGCGGATATCTTTATTCCGATCCTTCCAGCTATCATTACGGCTGGTTTACTGCTGGGGATCAACAATCTGCTGACTGGAAAAGGCATCTTTTTCAAAGCCCCGCTGATTGAGGTATACCCGCAATGGGCCGATCTTGCAGGAATCATTAACCTGATTGCAAGCACCGCCTTCACCTTCCTGCCGGTGCTCATCGGCTGGTCGGCTGTCAAGCGGTTCGGAGGGACTCCGCTGCTTGGGATCGTTTTAGGGTTAATTCTTGTCAATCCTGAGCTGCTCAGCGCCTATGCCTACGGAACAGCAAAGGAAATTCCCGTCTGGAACCTCTTCGGACTTGAAATCGAGAAAATCGGCTATCAGGGCCAGGTGCTTCCAATTCTTGTTGCTTCCTACCTGCTTGCCGTTATTGAGAAATTCCTGACAAAACGGGTACCGGATGCGATTCAGATGCTGATCGTACCCCCTGTTACGCTTTTAATCACCGGGTTTGCGTCCTTCATTGCGATTGGACCGCTTACCTTTGCACTTGGAAACCTGCTGACAGACGGCGTTATCGCCCTGTTCGCAAACTTCGCTGCCATTGGCGGATTGCTTTACGGAGGATTGTACGCGGTGCTCGTTATTACCGGGATGCACCATACCTTCCTTGCGGTGGATCTGCAGCTTGCGGCTAAAGGCGGAACCTTCCTGTGGCCGATGCTTGCACTATCCAATATTGCCCAAGGATCTGCTGCCCTCGCGATGATGCTGACGGCAAAGGATGAAAAACAAAAGGGTCTTGCCGGAACAGCGGCCCTGTCTGCCTACCTTGGTGTGACAGAGCCTGCCATGTTCGGGGTGAACCTGCGATACCGCTATCCTTTCATCGCAGCAATCATTGCCTCCGCAATCGGCGGTCTCGTCATCAGCATCGGCGGAGTAAAGGCGTTCTCCATCGGCATTGGCGGAGTTCCTGCCTTCCTGTCTATTTCAAAGGAATACTGGCTGACTTTCGGAATCGGCGTACTGATCGTACTCATCGTCCCATTTGTCCTGACTTATATTATGGCGAAAACTAAGAAAGAAAAATAAAAAGGACGGGGACAAGCAATTGTCCCTTTCCCATTTTCAAAATCAAGCGAAAAAAACTATTAATGGTGGTGCATTCAAATGAAACATCCATGGTGGAAAAAAGCAACGGTCTATCAAATTTATCCGAAAAGCTTTAATGATACATCCGGAAACGGAACAGGCGATATTCAGGGCATAATCGAAAAACTCGACTACTTGAAGGAGCTTGGTGTGGATGTCGTTTGGCTGACCCCGATTTATTCGTCTCCGCAAAAGGATAATGGCTATGACATAAGCGATTACTATTCCATTCATCATGAATACGGCACGATGGAGGACTTCGACCGCCTCCTTGCTGAAGCGCACAAACGAGACTTGAAGATCATTATGGATATCGTCGTCAACCATACATCCACGGAGCATGAATGGTTTAAACAAGCTTCCGAATCCAAAGACAGTCCATACCGGGACTATTACATCTGGAAGGAGTCGAAAGAGGATGGCAGCGCGCCGACGAACTGGGTTTCCAAGTTCGGCGGTTCCGCATGGCAGCTCGATCCGAAAACAGGGGAAAACTATCTTCACCTTTTTGATGTGACACAAGCCGACCTTAACTGGGAGAATGAACAGCTCCGCAAAGAGGTTTACGACATGATGACCTTCTGGTTTGAAAAAGGAGTCGACGGCTTCCGGCTGGATGTCATCAACCTGATTTCAAAAAATCAGGACTTTCCTGATGATGACGGTTCCCTGGCACCCGGAGACGGAAGAAAATTTTATACAGACGGACCGCGCGTGCATGAATTTATGCAGGAGATGAACCGCGAAGTTTTCTCCAAATACGACGCGATGACGGTCGGTGAAATGTCTTCCACAACCATTGACCACTGCATCCGCTATTCAAACAAGGAAGGTACGGAGCTCAGCATGACCTTTAACTTCCACCACTTGAAAGTGGATTACCCGAACGGAGAAAAATGGGCACTGGCCGACTTTGATTTTCTAAAGCTGAAAGACATCCTCTCTTCCTGGCAGGTCAAAATGAACGAAGGCGGCGGCTGGAACGCCCTGTTCTGGTGCAACCATGACCAGCCCCGGATTGTGTCCCGATACGGAAATGACGGAGAGTACTGGAAAGAGTCAGCGAAGATGCTGGCAACAGTGATCCATATGATGCAGGGGACGCCATACATCTACCAGGGCGAAGAATTTGGCATGACCAATCCGAAATTCAGCCACATCAGTCAGTACCGTGACGTAGAATCATTGAATATGTACAAGATCATGCAGCAGGAAGGAAAAAACGAGGAACAAATTCTCGAAATCCTGAAAAGCAAATCAAGGGACAATTCACGGACACCGGTCCAATGGAATGCGGATCCGCAAGCAGGATTTACATCCGGCATCCCTTGGATTCCGGTTGCGGCCAACTATCCGCAAATCAATGCGGCAGCGGCAGTCGGGGAGAAAGATTCGATTTTCTACCATTATCAAAAACTAACCCGTCTCCGCAAAGAAGTAGACGTCATTACCGATGGAGACTACGAGCTGATTTTAGAAGATCATCCTGAAATTTTTGCCTATTTCCGCAATGGGGAAGGCGAAAAACTGCTTTCTGTAAACAATTTCTACGGCAAAGAAACAGAGTTCAAGCTGCCGTCTGACTATACTGTTGAAGGCTATCAATCCAAAATTCTCATCAGCAATTATGAAGACAGCCCGGCTGATTTTGAAAAAATTTCATTGCGGCCTTATGAATCCATCGTTTATCATCTAACCAAACAGTAAATACAGAAAATGGTGAAGAGGATGGCAAAAACAAAGTATCAAGTAGTCTATCAGGAACTTCTGGCAACCATTCAAGAAGGCAGGCTCAATCCGGGGGACGTACTCCCATCCGAAAATGTGCTGTCCGAAAAATATGAAGCATCGCGGGAAACCATCCGCAAAGCTCTTAATGTACTGGCCCAAAACGGACACATCCAGAAAATCAAAGGAAAAGGCTCGGTGGTCCTCGATACCCAGCGGATGAGCTTTCCGGTATCCGGACTGGTCAGCTTCAAGGAACTCTCCAAAACGTTCGGAGGAGAGGCGGTCACAGCCGTTCACCAATTCGCTCTCATCCAGGCAGACGAACGGATTGCCAAACACCTGACGTGCGGAGAAGGAACAGAAGTCTGGAAAATCGTCCGCTCCAGAGAGATTAGAGGGGAAAAAATTATTCTGGATAAAGACTACCTGGACAAGCGTGCCGTCCCGTTTCTCTCAAAAGAAATCTGTGAAAACAGCATCTACGAATACCTGGAAGGGGAGCTTGGCCTGAAAATCGGCTACGCCGAAAAAGAAATCACCGTCGAGGAATGCACAAACGAAGACCGCGCCTACCTCGACCTCCACGACTTCACCCACGTCGTCGTCGTGAAAAACTACGTCTATTTAGAAGATACCACCCTCTTCCAATACACAGAATCCCGGCATCGGCTCGATAAATTCCGATTCGTGGACTTTGCAAGGCGCGGCCAGATGTAAAAACCGGCACCAAAAGGATTCATATGACCTTTTGGTGCTGGTTTTTTTTATTGAAGGGTTAGTTTTGCGGGGGTGTTGTTTTGTTCCTGGTTTGGTTCTCGGGCTAAATGTTGCGGGGTCTGTCCCGGCATGCTTCACCGCATCGGGGGACAGAGGAAGCGGGCTGCGGGCCTTTATGTGTCAAGGACTTCCGTGCTCAGTGCCGGAGCTTTAGTA is a window encoding:
- a CDS encoding MFS transporter — translated: MRIRDWDANLKVRLFGEALMNITFWMFFPFLAIYFSDEFGKETAGLFLIAAQVFSVFANLLGGYSADRFGRKKMMVLASVGQGISFIVFGIAVSPAVDMPSIAFVCFALAGVFGALYWPASQAMIADVVPEKDRSDVFAVFYTSLNIAVVLGPILGSIFYVQYKVELLVVSGLVCMLLAFILFKWTRETAPLVLEKSDRPEQFKWYHAIRSQVKDYGVIFRDKTFMLYILAGVLGAQTFMQLDLLMPVYIKEMISNETIWNLPGWDLTVNGEQSFGIVLSENGLLVAIFTISVTRWMTRYRERNVFILSSVFYAISILWFGQMSSTIGFLGAMALFTFAELMTAGLQQSFISRIAPEDMRGQYFAAASLRFTIGRTIAPLSIPMTVWFGYNWTFIILSVLACAGAVLYYVMFQRYDNPSAKGLNVQG
- the fosB gene encoding metallothiol transferase FosB; amino-acid sequence: MKINGLNHMLFSVSSLSRSISFYEQVLGAKLLVKGKTTAYFDLSGIWLALNEESDIPRKEINSSYTHIAFSIEEKDLGMWLEKLERLTVPVLPGRERNEKDKKSIYFTDPDGHKFELHTGTLQDRLEYYRAEKDHMEFF
- a CDS encoding solute:sodium symporter family transporter → MSAGNLWFTLLTCALFMGIVAWISYKKSKNDVGDSDGYFLAGRGLNGTFIAGSLLLTNLSAEQLVGLNGQAYRTNLTNMAWEVTAAIPIIIMALYLLPKYLGGNFTTLPEFLSKRFDEGVRLYTVILFMLGYVFVTSPSMLYSGAIAVLKLFDVPSIFGISYEQSIWVVVWGIGIIGAVYAIFGGLKAVAISDTLNGIGLLVIGALVPILGFVALGGGNFLDGVKELTTNHSEKLNAIGGPQDSVPFGTIFTGMIIANLFYWASNQYVIQRTLGAQNLAEGQKGVIISGFYKLLIPLFMMIPGVIVFHQYGDSLKSVDLAYPTLIAEVLPTWLSGIFLAVLLGAVFSSFNSLLNSAATMFALDVYKARFNPKVSDKRLIMVSQWFGTFLALVTLFIAPLLMYAPNGLWDLIRKFTGFFNVPIIAIVLIGVLTKYVPAIACKFIIIFHVIAYYMLIWGTDQLFGFKWEINFIYIYAILFAVEIAIMLAFGWMKPRSTPFEFKSRAAVDMVPWKYALSTSVLLIALVAMTYIVFSPIGLAYEQAIVSPYFWPAMAGVAAIAAFFMVWSVKFWNKRYSDYVAKQQMNLNDIKKRGKLVPHGVTPSFVKYSSKQEI
- a CDS encoding host-nuclease inhibitor Gam family protein codes for the protein MSMENKVARYRAVSLQIKELESELGQLKEELHAYFDGRFGENQKGKAQIGDYVVQRQIRSTEAYTDDTLVARLEELRMEDCIRTVKKPDKEKIDAALTLGILSGEQLKGCILQKLSKALVVKEK
- a CDS encoding glycerophosphodiester phosphodiesterase family protein, giving the protein MKNSFLILCSVILTGLLLSHAVKAYGEPVTGGAENNMLTIAHRGASGYAPENTKASFDKALEIGTDLIEFDVQRTRDGELVVIHDTSVNRTTNGSGEVRDLLAADLKKLDAGSWFSPEFKGERIMTFSEVLKRYNGKAGMLIELKSPSLYPGIEQQVAEELAKYPLSDKVVQSFEQESMKKMHRILPYLQIGVLMKYRPLGIPVRQLEEMSDYASFINPNKKLVNRGLVQKIHALGMKITPYTVRDRASAASLKKMEVDGIISDYPDYINDIKREE
- a CDS encoding DUF1992 domain-containing protein, with protein sequence MDFITLAAEDKIKKAIKDGELDNLEGMGKPLKLEDLSGIPENLRMAYKIMKNAGMLTETDVKKELMTIDHLISSASNEKEKRELTAKRMIKEQELEKLFKKRNAFSSPASSFYKEKAKHALLGK
- a CDS encoding DUF429 domain-containing protein, with the translated sequence MFVLGVDLSGPSNHKDTAAALFHLEGKDLNLLSLKSGLSDSDILEIVSGTAGAPLAAGLDAPLSYNDGGGDRPSDSWFRKELSRHGLRPSSIMPPTLTRMVYLTVRGISLASMMERVKPGVWIAEVHPGAALMTRLSEKEKEHGLLYKKSDESRSYLIDWFRTQHIHGVTGALSTHETDAVAAAMAVRDWILAQPKAFFPKEPPHHPYDLLC
- a CDS encoding cation diffusion facilitator family transporter; the encoded protein is MNAPKIAFLSVLSNSFIVILKVVVGILTGSVAVLSEAIHSSLDLLASLIAFFSVRLSNRPADKEHPYGHGKVENISGTIETLLIFVAGIWIIYECVHKLLNPEPLQLPMLGIGVMVLGAIINFIVSRVVGNVAKKTNSVAMKSNALHLLTDVYTSLGVAFSLLLVSLTGWYFLDPIIGIILAIYIMTEAYKLMKESFPPLLDARLSPADEQQIVEIVEAYSDRYIEFHNFRTRQAGPENYVDFHLVVPSAMDIETAHKLCDQIEADINEQFDKIEVLIHLEPEHEQLNSEEEISRK